The segment CTCCCCATGGAATAACTCTCAATTAAGAAGGTATTTTGCCAGCTTTATAGAAATAGTTTCCAATGATAAAAAGAAAGCAGGTACCCCATGTTCAAAAACAAACCAGCCTTATATATTTCTGTATCACTGATTGCCATCGCAATGATGATGTCCTTTCCCTTTAAACTTAGCGCACCATACGGACCTGAACGAGTTTCCATATTGGCGATACCTACTAGGACAGTGGAAGGACCGGTGTATCTGGGAATGATCATTGTATCCATTCTATTGTTAGGATTAGTCTTCTTGGTGCTGGCTTTGAAAAAATATCGTGCACGCGCTGTCCTTATTGCCATTCTTCTATTTGTGTTTGGTCCGTTAAAGATTGCAGAGGCATACCAGGATACCTTTGCTACAGGCCTCGATGCAATTTCGTATGACCGGGACAGGAGTACCTGCTCCTATGAGAAGAAGAATGACATAACCATGACAGCACATTGCGAATTATATCTTCAAAACCATAGTAAGGAGGATGTGACATTAATGCTCACTTTTTATGAAGAAGAGTATGCAATAGGGTCACACTATATGAACGGTGCAGGTCCATTCGAAGTAACCGTCCTAAAACAGAACCAGAATCCTATAATTGTGAAGCGAGAGCTGAAACTAGAAAAGGAGCAGCCTTTTTCAGGATCTGATAGTCATTTCAACGTCATTGTGGAAGCCAAAGGAAAGAAACGAATACTTTAGTCAAACGTTTGTTTAATATCTCCAATCCGTTGGTATTCCTAATCAAACGGCAATTCATCAAACGTTTGTTTAAAGGGATTCACCAACATTAATCAAACGTTCGTTCAATAAAAAACCCCGCTTGGCCACTCCACACGGCCACGCGGGGTTTCTTATCTACAACACATTGAAATACCTAGCCTCTGGATGGGCAAACACAATCGCTGACACCGAGGCTTCCGGCTCCATCATACACCCATCTGTCAGCTCCACGCCGATATCCTCCGGCTGGATCAATTTGAACAGCTTCTGCTGATCATCCAGGTTTGGACACGCTGGGTAACCAAACGAAAAACGCTGGCCTTGGTACTTGGCGGAGAATCGTTCCTTCATGGTAAAGCTGACAGGATCCGGGAAGCCCCAGCGGTCCCGCATTTGCTGGTGGACCAGTTCGGCAAGGCCTTCTGCTGTCTCAAGGGCTAAAGCCTGCAGGGCATGGCTTTCCAGGAATCGGCCTTCCTTTTTATAAGCGGCACCGAGTTCGCGAATTCCTCGTCCGGCAGTTACCGCAAACAGTCCCACATAATCCATCACGCCACTTTCACGTGACTTCACATAATCGGATAAACAGAGATGAGGTGCTTTTGCCTGTCTTGGAAAATCGAATTGCTCAATCACTTTGGACGTGTCTTCCGGATCATAGATGAACAAGGTATCTCCTTCTGACTGGGCCGGGAAGTATTGGTACACGGCAGCTGGAGTGATCAGTTTTTTCAGCTTCGCCTCCGATAACAACTGATCCACCACTTCCTTCACCTGCAAGGTGCGTTCGTCTTTTTCAGCCAACAACTTCTCGATTTTCCCTTTCACCCCAAGATGATGACCAATCAACATTTGCATATTGATGTATGGCTCAACATGGGAGACGGAGATGTTCCGTAGCAGGTGGCGTTTTGTATCACTTGGCGTGAAGACACGGACATCCCGCGAGACTGTAGAACGAACCTTTACGGCTGTCGCCACCGCACTACTATCTGACACATCTCCAGAAGCATTTCCTGCAAAAGCCTCGGCCTCACTCAGCTTCTTCCGCTTCGCAGCCTGCTCGGTAACCAACACTTCCAACTCCTCAGGGGAGCGAAGCTGATTGGCAAGGGACAAGCCGTTCATCGCATCTTTTGCGTACAGGACAAGCCCTTCGTATTCTTTGGAGATCTTGTTATCTGTGAACTTCCTCGATAACGCAGCCCCTCCTACTAAAATCGGGACCGAAATATCCGACTGCTTCATATCATGCGCCGTCAATACCATCTGTTGAGCGGATTTCACAAGCAGCCCGGATAAGCCGACGATATCTGGTTTCTCTTTTTTGATAGCCTGTATCAAGTCGGTGGAAGTCACTTTGATGCCGAGATCGACCACGTTATAACCGTTGTTGCTCAAAATGATGTCGACCAGGTTTTTCCCGATGTCATGCACATCGCCCTTTACAGTCGCAAGCAAGACCTTTCCTTTTGAGGAGGAGGTATCGCTTGCTTCCATGTGTGGCTCAAGAAAAGCAACGGATGCTTTCATGACCTCTGCGCTTTGTAGAACTTCCGCAACGATCAGCTGATTGTCGTTAAAGAGCCGGCCGACTTCCTTCATCCCGTTCATCAATGGACCATTGATGATTTCAAGTGGAGTGGGATAGGCGGCCAACGCAAGCTCAAGGTCAGGGAGGAGCCCTTCTTTTGTCCCTTCCACCACATAGTAGGCAAGTCTTTCATCAAGAGGCATATCCGGAATATTGGATTTTGCCTCTTTCTTTTTGCCGCGGTAAAAATCAGTGAATAATGCGAGTGACTCATCGGTGGTCTCAAACAGCAATTTCTCAGCCATCTCAACCTCTTCGGCTGGGATGGAAGCAAAACGCTCCAGCTTTTCCGTGTTGACGATCGCATAGTCGAGGCCTGCCTGTGTGCAGTGATAGAGATAGACAGCATTGAGCACTTCACGCCCAACAGGTGGGAGCCCGAAAGAAACGTTGCTGACGCCAAGAATCGTCAGACAGGCAGGGAAGTGTTCTTTTATCAGACGGATCCCCTCAACGGTTGCATTCGCCGAACCGATATACTGTTCATCACCGGTACCGACAGGGAAGACAAGTGGGTCGAAGATAATATCTGTCGGAGAGACCTTGTACTTGTTTACCAAAAGATCATAGGATCGCTTGGCAATCTCCAATTTCCGTTCAGCGGAGACACCCATCCCCTCTTCATCGATCGTCCCGACGACAAGTGCCGCACCGTATTTATGGACAAGTGGTACGATGGCGTCAAAGCGCTCCTCGCCATCCTCGAGGTTGATGGAATTGATGATCGCTTTTCCTTGCGAGTATTTCAAAGCGGCCTCGATGACTTCTTCGTCCGTGGAATCGATGACAAGCGGTACCTTCACTTTCTTGACGACCTCTTGTACAAAGGCTTTCATATCCTCCAGCTCATCGCGATCAGGATCTGCCAGGCAGATATCGATGACGTGGGCTCCGCCTTTGACCTGGGCACGCGCCACTTCTGCCGCTTCTTCAAATTTCTTCTCCGCAATCAATCTCTTAAACTTGCGGGAGCCGATGACATTGGTTCGCTCCCCGACCATGATCGGGCGTAGGGAAGGGTCGTCATAGATGAATGACTCAATCCCGGACACGCTATGGTGGTCGGAAACGTTGGAATTGCCACGCGGCTTGTAATCCTGCATTACATCCGAAATCGCGCGAATATGGTCTGGGGTGGTCCCGCAGCAGCCGCCGACAATGTTCAGCCAACCTTGCTCGGCAAAGCCAGCTAGCTTAGTGGCAAGGGACTGAGGTGTTTCATGGTAATGACCTTCCTCATCCGGCAAGCCGGCGTTTGGATAGCAGCTGACCGCACTTTTAGAAAGGTTGGAAAGCGTACGGATGTGATCCTGCATGAATTCCGGACCTGTCGCACAGTTCAATCCGACTGCAAGTGGCTTCATGTGCTCCACAGAAACGTAAAATGCATCGATCGCCTGACCTGCAAGGGTGGTTCCCATCGGTTCGATGGTACCGGAGATGATGACAGGGATGGTGACACCAGTTTTTTCAAAAGCTCGCTGGATCCCAAGGAACGCACATTTCACATTCAGCAAGTCCTGGCTCGTCTCTACTAAAAGACAATCGGAGCCGCCGTCCAGCAATCCACGTGCTTGCTCCTCAAAGGAATCTGTTAACGCATCAAAGGTGGTTCCACCCGTAACGCTCAGTGTTTTCGTTGTCGGACCGATGGAGCCTGCCACAAAGCGGGGCCATTCCGGTGTGGACACAAGAGCTGTTGCACGCTTGGCAATTTCCGCTCCTAAACGATTAATTTCGTAAGCCTTGTATCCAAGATCATATTCATCAAGGACAAGATCAGTCCCGCCGAAAGTATTTGTCTCCACAATATCGGCACCGGCGTTCAAATACTCCACATGGATACGCTCGATGACATCAGGGGCGGTGATATTCAGGTTTTCATTACAGCCGTCGTATTCTTCTCCACCAAAATCATCAGGTGTAAGATTAGCTTGCTGTAGCATCGTTCCCATGGCGCCGTCCATGATCAATATTTTCTTTTGCAGCTGTTGTTCTAGTAGTGTGATAGGTTTAGACATTTTGAACCCTCCTGGATGAATGGAACGGACCGTATTTTTTGGCATAGGTGGCAAGCTCGACTGTCAGTTCATAACGCATGAATGGTGTGATCAGATAGATGCCATTGAATAGTTCAAGTGCCGCATCCAGCAGCCCCTTCGCGATGTTCAGCCCCTCAAGGCTTGCCTGCTGCGGGTCATCCTGGTGATGGTTCATCGCTTCAAGCACCTGTGGAGTCAGCTTGATTCCCGGCACCTCATGGTGAAGGAAATTTGCGTTCCTGCTGCTGATCAACGGCATGATGCCAATATAGATGGGGGCATCGATATGTTTGGTAGCATGATAGACTTCCAATAATTTTTCCTCTGAAAAGACGGGCTGACTGATAAAGTAGTCTGCTCCCGCATCTATTTTTTTCTCCAGCCGTTCGACGGCCTTATCGATGACGCGCACGTTCGGATTGAAGGCTGCCCCGACAGAAAAGTTGGTGCGTTCCCCAAGCTCTTTTCCGGAAAGGGAGACGCCCTGGTTGAATTGCTTGATCATATTGATCAGTCCGAACGACGTCACATCGTAAACGGAGGAGGCCCCAGGGAAATCACCGACCTTCGTCGGATCACCAGTCACGGCCAGGACATCGTGGATGCCTAGCTGATGCAGTCCCATCAAGTGGGATTGCAAACCGATGAGATTTCGGTCGCGACAGGTGATATGGATAAGTGGGCGCAAGCCGATGTCCGATTTCACGATCGAGCCGAGTGCGGTGTTGCAGACCCTTGGGGAGGCAAGGGAATTGTCCGCCAACGTTAGCGCATCAATGCCCGCATCCTTCAACGCCTGTGCGCCGCTCATGAATTTTTCTGTGTTCAACTTACGCGGTGGATCTAGCTCCACGATGATGGATTGTTCCTTTTTTGCCTTTTCAAAAATAGGTGTCGGCACGTCCTTCTTTTGCGAAGGGATGATGATTTTTCTTTCTTTTCGCTTTACCTGCTTTTCTTTTAAAGGAGCTACGTCCTGAAGCGCCTCGGAGAAAGCCTGGATATGGGCAGGCGTTGTCCCGCAACAGCCCCCTAGCAAACTCACACCCTGATCCCGAAAAGCCAATGCCGTTTGTTTAAAATATTCGGCATCACTCTCGTACTCCAGCTTCCCGTCGACATAGGAGGGAAGGCTCGCATTAGGATAAGCAGAAAGGTAGGCATGCTTTGGAATCGATACCTCCTCGAGCGTCGAAATCATGTGGAAAGGTCCCAACCTACAATTGAGGCCAACGATATCTGCACCAAGTGATTCCAAGCGGTTGAGGGCATCTGTGATATGCACGCGGTTCTGCAGGAAGCCCACTTCCTGAAGGGAAACCTGGGCGATGATGGGCAGGTTCGTTTCTTTTCTAGCAATCTGCAAGACTGTTTCCAGTTCCTCGAGGTCATAGAAGGTCTCCAGCAAGATCCCATCCACCCCTTCAAGCAGCAGGCAGTAAAGCTGCTCCCGGAAGGTGCGTTTGATCTCCTCAAGCGGAATGGCTTCAGGCTTGATGGCACGGATGCCGCCAATTGTACCCACCACATGGGCGTCAGGTTGATCTGCCACCGCTTTTTTGGCCAGCCTTACCGCTGCGCTGTTTATTTCTTTCACCTGATCCTGTAACCCGTAGCGCTCTAGTTTATGATAATTGGCCGCATACGTATTTGTCTGGATGAGGTTCGCACCGGCATTAAGATAAGCCTTGTGGATGTTATAAATTTGACTAGGATGCGACAGGTTCAGCTCCTCAAAGCAACAATCCGATCCGAAGGAATAGAGGAGGGTCCCCATCGCACCGTCTGCAATCAATATTTTGTCCTGCTGTAAACTATCTAAGATTCCCATGATATACCCTCCGTTGTTCTAGGTCTGCATTTCTAGCTGTAGTTATCTGTTGTAATGCCTGTTCAAAGTCATTTATTAAATCATCCGCACTTTCGAGGCCTACTGACAGGCGAAGTAAAGAATTCGAGATGCCACGTTTCAACCGTTCTGCTTCTGGCATCGCCGCATGGGACATTTTCGCCGGGAAGGAGAGGATTGATTCCACTGCCCCTAAGCTAACGGCAAATACGGGGATCTCCACCTCACCGACAAATTTCCGGAGGTCTCCTTCACTGTGTAGCTCAAAAGAAAGAACGGCACCTGGTCCCTGAGCCTGCCTGTGTTGAAGCGTGAAACCGGGATGGGTCGTCAATCCTGGAAAATAGACATTCTTTACAGCAGGATGCTTTTCTAGGTAACTAGCAATCTTGTAGGCTGACTTTTGTGACTGTTCGAGCCTGACATGCAACGTCTTGAGTCCTCTTAAGACGAGCCAAGCATCTTGGACACCAAGTACGGCCCCGAAGGAATTTTGCAAAAAGGCTAAACGATCCGCAAGTACGGGATCCTTTGCCACCGCAAGTCCTGCCACCACATCACTATGTCCGGATAGGAACTTGGTGGCACTGTGAAGGACAAGGTCCGCGCCAAGCTCCAGGGGCTTTTGCAGTGCCGGTGTCAGGAAGGTGTTATCAACAAACGTCCAGGCTCCCGTGGATTTGGCAAGTGTGGATATCGCCGTGATGTCCGTCACTTTTAACAAAGGATTAGATGGTGTCTCCACGTAGAAAAGCTTGGTGTTGGCTTGAATGGCTGCTTTCACTTTATCCAAGTCCGTCATATCCACAAAAGTATGCTCCACTCCATAGCGGGTCAGCACCTCTGAAACCATCCGGTAAGTACCACCATAAACGTCTTCTGAGATCAATACGTGATCCCCTTGTGAGAGAAGGAGGAAAGCAGTCGAAATCGCCGCCATCCCGGATGAAAAGGCAAAACCTCTTGTTCCTTCTTCCAGCTGGGCGATCGTTTCCTCGAGGGCCTCCCGGGTCGGATTGGCAGAACGGCCATAATCATATTTGCCAAAGGAATCGATATCTGATTGATGGAAGGTGGAAGCATGTTGAATGGGCACGCTGACAGCACCATTGCTCTTGTCTACCTTGTGGCGATTGTGCAACAGCTTCGTTTGAAAAGAATGGCTCACGATAGGACCTCCTTTTGGATGGAAGCAGCCTTTAGCGCCGCCTCTAAGTCTTCAATCAAGTCTTCTGCGTCTTCAATGCCGACCGAAAAGCGCAACAGCCTGTTGCAAACACCGGTCTCGATGCGGATTTTTTCCGGGATGTCCGCATGTGTCTGGGTGGCAGGGTACGTGATGAAGCTTTCTACGCCGCCGAGGCTTTCGGCAAAAGTGATGAGGTTGAGGTTCTGGAGCAACGGGTTCACCCATGCCTCATCTTGGATTCGGAAGGAGAGCATCCCGCCCCTTCCCGGATACAGCACATCTGTGATGGCATCGTGTTGTCTCAAGTAATCAGCAATTCGCTTCGCATTCTTTTCGTGCCGTTCCATGCGAAGGGAGAGAGTCTTCATCCCGCGAATCAATAGCCACGAATCGAATGGACTCAGCACGGCGCCAGCTGCGTTATGGTGGAGGGAGAGTGATTCACAAAGCTCCGCGCCTTTTGCGACAATGAGTCCTGCGAGCACATCATTATGCCCGCCAAGGTATTTGGTGGCGCTATGAATGACGATGTCTGCGCCTAATGTTATGGGGTTTAATAGAACAGGAGTGTAGAACGTATTGTCAACGATCAAAAGGATTCCGTGAGCTTTCGCAAGCTGGGAAACGGCTTCAAGATCTGTTTCTACCATCAGGGGATTGGTTGGAGTCTCCACAAAAATGGCCTTCGTCTGTGGAGTGATTGCGTCTTCGATACGTGAAAGATCGGTCGTGTCCACATAGCTACAACACAGTCCCCATTTCTTATAGCCTTCTTCAAAAAGACGGTATGTGCCGCCGTACAAATCCTTACATACGATAAGATGGTCACCGGTCTTGAAAAGGGAAAGGATCGTCAAAATCGCAGCCATGCCGGAGCTACAGGCAAACCCTTGGTCGCCGCCCTCGAGGTCTGCAATCGCTTTTTCCAACACATGTCGCGTCGGATTTCCGGTTCTTGTGTAGTCATAACCTGTTGATTGCCCAATCCCTTCGTGTCGATAGGCAGTGGAGAAATAAACAGGCGGATTGACGGTTCCAGTGGCAGTTTCTGAGCGGTTTCCAATTTGCGCAAGCTTCGTTTCCGTTTTATACATGATAAAGGCCTCCTATATTTGCAAGTGACGACTTTCTATAGGCAGAGTGGATGGGGATTCAGTCTTCCAAGGTGTGAGACTCCGGCGGGAGAAGCGTGTCAAGGGTGGCCCCGCATAAGCTGAGGAAGCTCACAAGACCGCCCGCGGAAGCGAACACCTAGAACGGAAAGCAACAGGGGAGCTTCAGAGATAAGAAAAGGCCGAGAATAAAAAGAAAAAGCCTTCTATAAGAAGAAGACTTTTCTATCAAAAGTTCATTCTTCTCATCTCTGCAAGCATCACAGCTTGCTGGAATTAGCACCTTTTCAACGTCCGATCTAACGGGCGCTGCTGGTTGCTGAGGTGTCTTCGGGCCATTCCCTCAACCTCTCTGGATAAGAAAGTTCACTATTTAATTATCTGAACAATTTAATTATTTTACTAATTTACAACAGGTAAGGGGGAAATGCAATGTTTTTTTCTGAATGATTTAATTTTATGCGGTAAAGGGGTGGGGTAGAAGTTGCAAGTATGGAATTTTTGTAAATGATTAATACGTTTGATGAAAATTACTTTGTATAGTAGATCTTTCAACTA is part of the Sutcliffiella sp. FSL R7-0096 genome and harbors:
- the metH gene encoding methionine synthase, encoding MSKPITLLEQQLQKKILIMDGAMGTMLQQANLTPDDFGGEEYDGCNENLNITAPDVIERIHVEYLNAGADIVETNTFGGTDLVLDEYDLGYKAYEINRLGAEIAKRATALVSTPEWPRFVAGSIGPTTKTLSVTGGTTFDALTDSFEEQARGLLDGGSDCLLVETSQDLLNVKCAFLGIQRAFEKTGVTIPVIISGTIEPMGTTLAGQAIDAFYVSVEHMKPLAVGLNCATGPEFMQDHIRTLSNLSKSAVSCYPNAGLPDEEGHYHETPQSLATKLAGFAEQGWLNIVGGCCGTTPDHIRAISDVMQDYKPRGNSNVSDHHSVSGIESFIYDDPSLRPIMVGERTNVIGSRKFKRLIAEKKFEEAAEVARAQVKGGAHVIDICLADPDRDELEDMKAFVQEVVKKVKVPLVIDSTDEEVIEAALKYSQGKAIINSINLEDGEERFDAIVPLVHKYGAALVVGTIDEEGMGVSAERKLEIAKRSYDLLVNKYKVSPTDIIFDPLVFPVGTGDEQYIGSANATVEGIRLIKEHFPACLTILGVSNVSFGLPPVGREVLNAVYLYHCTQAGLDYAIVNTEKLERFASIPAEEVEMAEKLLFETTDESLALFTDFYRGKKKEAKSNIPDMPLDERLAYYVVEGTKEGLLPDLELALAAYPTPLEIINGPLMNGMKEVGRLFNDNQLIVAEVLQSAEVMKASVAFLEPHMEASDTSSSKGKVLLATVKGDVHDIGKNLVDIILSNNGYNVVDLGIKVTSTDLIQAIKKEKPDIVGLSGLLVKSAQQMVLTAHDMKQSDISVPILVGGAALSRKFTDNKISKEYEGLVLYAKDAMNGLSLANQLRSPEELEVLVTEQAAKRKKLSEAEAFAGNASGDVSDSSAVATAVKVRSTVSRDVRVFTPSDTKRHLLRNISVSHVEPYINMQMLIGHHLGVKGKIEKLLAEKDERTLQVKEVVDQLLSEAKLKKLITPAAVYQYFPAQSEGDTLFIYDPEDTSKVIEQFDFPRQAKAPHLCLSDYVKSRESGVMDYVGLFAVTAGRGIRELGAAYKKEGRFLESHALQALALETAEGLAELVHQQMRDRWGFPDPVSFTMKERFSAKYQGQRFSFGYPACPNLDDQQKLFKLIQPEDIGVELTDGCMMEPEASVSAIVFAHPEARYFNVL
- a CDS encoding bifunctional homocysteine S-methyltransferase/methylenetetrahydrofolate reductase — protein: MGILDSLQQDKILIADGAMGTLLYSFGSDCCFEELNLSHPSQIYNIHKAYLNAGANLIQTNTYAANYHKLERYGLQDQVKEINSAAVRLAKKAVADQPDAHVVGTIGGIRAIKPEAIPLEEIKRTFREQLYCLLLEGVDGILLETFYDLEELETVLQIARKETNLPIIAQVSLQEVGFLQNRVHITDALNRLESLGADIVGLNCRLGPFHMISTLEEVSIPKHAYLSAYPNASLPSYVDGKLEYESDAEYFKQTALAFRDQGVSLLGGCCGTTPAHIQAFSEALQDVAPLKEKQVKRKERKIIIPSQKKDVPTPIFEKAKKEQSIIVELDPPRKLNTEKFMSGAQALKDAGIDALTLADNSLASPRVCNTALGSIVKSDIGLRPLIHITCRDRNLIGLQSHLMGLHQLGIHDVLAVTGDPTKVGDFPGASSVYDVTSFGLINMIKQFNQGVSLSGKELGERTNFSVGAAFNPNVRVIDKAVERLEKKIDAGADYFISQPVFSEEKLLEVYHATKHIDAPIYIGIMPLISSRNANFLHHEVPGIKLTPQVLEAMNHHQDDPQQASLEGLNIAKGLLDAALELFNGIYLITPFMRYELTVELATYAKKYGPFHSSRRVQNV
- the metC gene encoding cystathionine beta-lyase: MSHSFQTKLLHNRHKVDKSNGAVSVPIQHASTFHQSDIDSFGKYDYGRSANPTREALEETIAQLEEGTRGFAFSSGMAAISTAFLLLSQGDHVLISEDVYGGTYRMVSEVLTRYGVEHTFVDMTDLDKVKAAIQANTKLFYVETPSNPLLKVTDITAISTLAKSTGAWTFVDNTFLTPALQKPLELGADLVLHSATKFLSGHSDVVAGLAVAKDPVLADRLAFLQNSFGAVLGVQDAWLVLRGLKTLHVRLEQSQKSAYKIASYLEKHPAVKNVYFPGLTTHPGFTLQHRQAQGPGAVLSFELHSEGDLRKFVGEVEIPVFAVSLGAVESILSFPAKMSHAAMPEAERLKRGISNSLLRLSVGLESADDLINDFEQALQQITTARNADLEQRRVYHGNLR
- a CDS encoding methionine biosynthesis PLP-dependent protein, with translation MYKTETKLAQIGNRSETATGTVNPPVYFSTAYRHEGIGQSTGYDYTRTGNPTRHVLEKAIADLEGGDQGFACSSGMAAILTILSLFKTGDHLIVCKDLYGGTYRLFEEGYKKWGLCCSYVDTTDLSRIEDAITPQTKAIFVETPTNPLMVETDLEAVSQLAKAHGILLIVDNTFYTPVLLNPITLGADIVIHSATKYLGGHNDVLAGLIVAKGAELCESLSLHHNAAGAVLSPFDSWLLIRGMKTLSLRMERHEKNAKRIADYLRQHDAITDVLYPGRGGMLSFRIQDEAWVNPLLQNLNLITFAESLGGVESFITYPATQTHADIPEKIRIETGVCNRLLRFSVGIEDAEDLIEDLEAALKAASIQKEVLS